The sequence GAGCCATTGATCAGGCTCTAAGCCAAGGCCGAGCCGCCTTGATTGGCTACCTGCCAGTTGGTTTCCCATCCTTAGCCGCTTCGATCGAAGCGGCCGAGTCTTTGATCGACCAGGGCGTAGACATCATCGAATTGGGCCTGCCCTACTCTGACCCGGTCATGGACGGGCCAGTCATCCAAGAGGCGGTGGCGGCGGCGCTGGAAGCCGGTTTCCGGGTTGACCACTGCTTCGAAGCCGTTGAGAAGTTGTCCACCAAGTCAGCTCCGGTCCTAGTAATGACCTACTACAACCCGGTATTGAGGCGCGGCCTGGACCGCTTCGCGGCCGAGTTGGCCGCAGCCGGTGGGGCCGGCACCATCATCCCGGATTTGGTTCCAGACGAGGCCGCCAATTGGATCGCCCAAGCCAAGGCCCACCAACTCGACCGTGTCTTCTTGGTGGCGCCGGCATCGGACAATGAACGCTTGACCCAAGCAGCGCGGGCCTGCCGAGGTTTCACCTACGCCACTTCGACTATGGGGGTGACCGGAACCAGGGCGACGCTGTCGCGGCGGGCGGCCCAGCTGGTTGGGCGAGCCCGCGCGGCCGGAGCAGCTCGGGTTTGCGTCGGGGTGGGAGTGTCAAGTGCCGCCCAGGCGGCCGAGGTGGCCAGCTTTGCTGACGGTGTCATAGTCGGCTCGGCCCTGGTTAATGCGCTGGCCGGGCCGGGCGGTCTAGCCCAGATGGCGGCACTGGCCGGGGAGTTGGCCCAGGCGGTGCGGCGGTGAGGCTGGCGGAAATGGCGGCTTTGGCTGGTCAGCTGGCCCAGGCGGTGCGGCGATGAGGCTGGCGACGGGCGACGGCTCGACCTGGTTGGCCCTGTTGCCCAGTCCGTCGCGTAACGTCTGGCACCTTGGCCCGCTGCCAATTAGGGCCTATGCCATGTGCCTGCTAGCCGGGATCGTAGTGGCCTGCGTGGTCGGGGCAAAACGGCTGGGTCAGCGTGGCTACCCCCCTGAGCTTATGTATGACGTGGCCATCTGGGCGGTGCCGTTTGGCATTGTCGGGGCTAGGA is a genomic window of Micrococcales bacterium containing:
- the trpA gene encoding tryptophan synthase subunit alpha yields the protein MSQLDQTQTAATSPTERAIDQALSQGRAALIGYLPVGFPSLAASIEAAESLIDQGVDIIELGLPYSDPVMDGPVIQEAVAAALEAGFRVDHCFEAVEKLSTKSAPVLVMTYYNPVLRRGLDRFAAELAAAGGAGTIIPDLVPDEAANWIAQAKAHQLDRVFLVAPASDNERLTQAARACRGFTYATSTMGVTGTRATLSRRAAQLVGRARAAGAARVCVGVGVSSAAQAAEVASFADGVIVGSALVNALAGPGGLAQMAALAGELAQAVRR